Proteins from one Sphingopyxis terrae subsp. terrae NBRC 15098 genomic window:
- a CDS encoding CpaF family protein produces MSAFGRRPGTAGRPAFGVAKPMQAGPGMAGGAQFPAIDTPAAEAPPPPSNLSPEMEAMERLNQRSTAEAMEPEKAQGFEASVHKIKEQVLPRLLERVDPEAAATLSKDELTEEFRPIILEVLAELRITLNRREQFALEKVLVDELLGFGPLEELLSDPDISDIMVNGPYQTYVERKGQLVIAPIQFRDEQHLFQIAQRICNQVGRRVDQTTPLADARLKDGSRVNVIVPPLSLRGTAISIRKFSAKPITLDMLCQWGAMSQKMCTALKIAGASRFNIVISGGTGSGKTTMLNALSKMIDPGERVLTIEDAAELRLQQPHWLPLETRPANLEGNGAIHMGDLVKNALRMRPDRIIMGEVRGAECFDLLAAMNTGHDGSMCTLHSNSPRECLGRMENMVLMGDIKIPKEAISKQIADSVDLIVQIKRLRDGSRRVTNVTEVIGMEGDVIVTQELFKFEYLDEDKDGKIIGEYRSMGLRPYTLEKARQYGFDQPYLEACL; encoded by the coding sequence ATGAGTGCATTCGGACGCCGTCCCGGAACCGCAGGCCGCCCCGCCTTTGGCGTGGCCAAGCCGATGCAGGCTGGCCCCGGCATGGCCGGCGGCGCGCAATTTCCTGCGATCGACACGCCGGCCGCCGAGGCACCCCCGCCGCCGTCGAACCTGAGCCCCGAAATGGAGGCGATGGAGCGGCTGAACCAGCGGTCGACTGCCGAGGCGATGGAGCCCGAAAAGGCGCAGGGCTTCGAAGCCAGCGTCCACAAAATCAAGGAACAGGTGCTGCCGCGCCTGCTCGAACGCGTCGATCCCGAGGCCGCGGCGACGCTGTCGAAGGACGAGCTAACCGAGGAATTCCGCCCGATCATCCTCGAAGTGCTCGCCGAGCTGCGCATCACGCTCAACCGCCGCGAGCAATTCGCGCTCGAAAAGGTGCTCGTCGACGAATTGCTCGGCTTCGGCCCGCTCGAAGAGCTGCTCTCCGACCCCGACATCAGCGACATCATGGTCAACGGCCCGTATCAGACCTATGTCGAGCGCAAGGGCCAGCTCGTCATCGCACCGATCCAGTTCCGCGATGAACAGCATCTTTTCCAGATCGCCCAGCGCATCTGTAACCAGGTCGGCCGCCGCGTCGACCAGACAACGCCGCTCGCCGACGCCCGTCTGAAGGACGGCAGCCGCGTCAACGTGATCGTGCCGCCGCTCTCGCTTCGCGGAACCGCGATCTCGATTCGTAAATTCTCGGCCAAGCCGATCACGCTCGACATGCTCTGTCAGTGGGGCGCGATGAGCCAGAAGATGTGCACCGCGCTGAAGATCGCAGGCGCGAGCCGGTTCAACATCGTCATCTCGGGCGGTACGGGTTCGGGTAAGACGACGATGCTCAACGCGCTCTCCAAGATGATCGACCCCGGCGAGCGCGTGCTGACCATCGAGGATGCCGCCGAATTGCGGCTACAGCAGCCGCACTGGCTGCCGCTCGAAACGCGCCCCGCGAACCTTGAAGGCAACGGTGCCATTCACATGGGCGATCTCGTCAAGAACGCGCTGCGTATGCGTCCTGACCGCATCATCATGGGCGAAGTCCGCGGCGCGGAGTGTTTCGACCTCCTCGCCGCGATGAACACCGGTCACGACGGGTCGATGTGTACGCTGCACTCGAACAGCCCGCGCGAATGCCTTGGCCGTATGGAAAATATGGTGCTGATGGGCGACATCAAGATTCCGAAGGAAGCGATCTCGAAACAGATCGCCGACTCGGTCGACCTGATCGTCCAGATCAAGCGTCTGCGCGATGGCTCGCGCCGCGTGACCAACGTGACCGAGGTAATCGGCATGGAAGGCGACGTCATCGTCACCCAGGAATTGTTCAAGTTCGAATATTTGGACGAGGACAAGGACGGAAAGATCATCGGCGAATATCGCTCGATGGGCCTGCGTCCCTATACGCTGGAAAAGGCGCGCCAGTACGGCTTCGATCAGCCGTACCTCGAGGCCTGCCTGTAA
- the aat gene encoding leucyl/phenylalanyl-tRNA--protein transferase translates to MADGADDPSVHWVEPRLRAILPLDGFHLSRSLRKLLLAERFRVTTDTAFPAMTALCAEAADDRPTTWINPVIRASYERLFRMGHAHSVECWYDGELVGGLYGVSLGRAFFGESMVSRMRDASKIALAHLVARLSAGGFELLDCQFMTPHLASLGAIEMPQAAYLARLYSVLSGAGDAALGAAAGAAGAGVPSPPFPAGDWSALDALGADTALGAERATGSPPGYVIAQLLTKTS, encoded by the coding sequence ATGGCCGACGGGGCGGACGACCCGTCGGTCCATTGGGTCGAACCGCGGCTGCGCGCGATCCTGCCGCTCGATGGCTTTCACCTGTCGCGCAGCCTGCGCAAGCTGCTGCTCGCCGAACGTTTCCGCGTCACCACCGACACCGCCTTTCCCGCGATGACGGCGCTGTGCGCCGAAGCCGCCGACGACCGGCCGACGACGTGGATCAACCCGGTGATCCGTGCGAGCTACGAACGATTGTTCCGCATGGGCCATGCCCATAGCGTCGAATGCTGGTACGACGGGGAGTTGGTCGGCGGCCTCTATGGCGTGTCGCTGGGGCGCGCCTTTTTCGGCGAGTCGATGGTCAGCCGGATGCGCGACGCCTCGAAAATCGCGCTCGCGCATCTCGTCGCGCGGCTCAGTGCCGGGGGCTTCGAGCTGCTCGATTGCCAGTTCATGACGCCGCACCTCGCCAGCCTGGGCGCGATCGAAATGCCCCAGGCCGCCTATCTCGCGCGGCTTTACTCGGTGCTGTCGGGGGCCGGCGATGCGGCCTTGGGCGCCGCCGCGGGAGCGGCCGGAGCCGGAGTACCCTCGCCGCCATTCCCGGCGGGCGACTGGTCGGCGCTCGATGCCTTGGGCGCCGATACTGCCTTGGGCGCGGAGCGCGCGACGGGTTCGCCGCCCGGATATGTCATCGCACAGCTTTTGACGAAGACATCATAG
- a CDS encoding class I SAM-dependent methyltransferase — translation MRSLPIIATALLAATAPAFAMADPHAGHGDHGAHGAAPDGAIAAAVAAPTRTPANVARDAARHPAETLAFFGVKPGDTVVELWPGGGWYTEILAPLTQSGGGTLYAAAPWERGLNTVRKWQEAKPDAYGAVKLAEFPATGAGPKVPDGSADVVLTFRNVHNWRFGGMDKTAEAFQQIYAMLKPGGVLGVVDHRLPEGMDSALEEKSGYMKRSSVVAFAEAAGFTLAGESEVNANPRDTHDYEKGVWSLPPTLTNKDIDREKYVAIGESDRMTLKFVKPAS, via the coding sequence ATGCGTTCGCTTCCGATTATTGCAACCGCTCTTCTTGCCGCCACCGCTCCGGCGTTCGCGATGGCCGATCCGCACGCCGGACATGGCGATCATGGTGCACACGGTGCCGCGCCGGACGGCGCGATCGCCGCAGCGGTGGCGGCGCCGACCCGCACCCCCGCCAACGTCGCGCGCGACGCGGCGCGCCATCCCGCCGAAACGCTAGCCTTCTTCGGCGTGAAGCCGGGCGATACGGTCGTCGAGCTGTGGCCGGGCGGCGGCTGGTATACCGAGATTCTGGCGCCGCTGACCCAAAGCGGTGGCGGCACGCTCTATGCCGCGGCCCCGTGGGAGCGCGGGCTGAATACGGTCCGCAAATGGCAGGAGGCCAAGCCCGACGCCTATGGCGCGGTCAAGCTCGCCGAATTTCCTGCAACCGGTGCCGGACCCAAAGTGCCCGACGGCAGCGCCGACGTGGTGCTGACCTTTCGCAACGTCCACAACTGGCGCTTCGGCGGCATGGACAAGACCGCCGAAGCATTCCAGCAAATCTATGCGATGCTGAAGCCCGGCGGCGTACTCGGCGTCGTCGACCACCGCCTGCCCGAGGGGATGGATTCGGCACTCGAGGAAAAGAGCGGCTATATGAAGCGCTCGTCGGTCGTCGCCTTTGCCGAAGCCGCCGGCTTCACGCTGGCGGGCGAAAGCGAGGTCAACGCCAACCCCCGGGACACGCACGATTATGAAAAGGGCGTGTGGAGCCTGCCGCCGACGCTGACCAACAAGGATATCGACCGCGAAAAATATGTCGCGATCGGCGAATCGGACCGCATGACGCTGAAGTTCGTGAAGCCGGCAAGCTGA